The Dioscorea cayenensis subsp. rotundata cultivar TDr96_F1 chromosome 19, TDr96_F1_v2_PseudoChromosome.rev07_lg8_w22 25.fasta, whole genome shotgun sequence genome includes a window with the following:
- the LOC120250189 gene encoding uncharacterized protein LOC120250189: protein MPFPKPSLLPFPLLLLLLFVFSTCSYAADDPCAVATAASCPVTCFRTDPVCGEDGNTYWCGCAEAACSAVRVARRGFCEVGNGGVSGQALLLVHIVWLFVLGFSVVLGLL from the coding sequence ATGCCATTCCCCAAACCCTCTCTCCTTCCTttccctctcctcctcctcctactCTTCGTCTTCTCCACCTGCTCCTACGCCGCCGATGACCCTTGCGCGGTCGCCACCGCCGCGTCATGCCCGGTCACCTGCTTCCGCACCGACCCCGTATGCGGCGAGGACGGAAACACCTATTGGTGCGGCTGCGCCGAGGCGGCGTGCTCTGCCGTGAGGGTGGCCCGCCGAGGGTTCTGCGAGGTCGGCAATGGGGGCGTCTCTGGCCAGGCTCTCCTTCTTGTCCACATTGTCTGGCTTTTCGTCCTCGGCTTCTCTGTTGTCCTTGGCCTTCTGTGA
- the LOC120249566 gene encoding protein MOS2-like, with the protein MKLSFSIPSKTSAVSTTSQAFSDDHRTTDSDPKPEYFTVFDGSQPLPTVSPSLVIPPIPNSDFRAAKKMKNLIPPPVSADPDVTSDTQFVLDTSGADAPAGSIPYGLTIRESKLKDESEERDPQLAELRRFREDIKSLPADRGMEEFADVSVENFAAAVLAGYGWKEGMGIGRGNKEDVKVVQYDRRQGKEGLGYDPSSAKDAKKKKDQKVTVKEEKIVRVIDGKHMGLKGKIVEAFEKMDSGSPKVVVLKLLDSGEEVRLGGDMIAELGSVEEEKCLRKLKELDIRRRDEKKSRDRRREEKRSRDGEREATNGELAKSSNQGRKSNEKERVPVQWLRSHIKVRIISKDFKKGKYYLKKGKVVDVVGPMRCDISMDDNGELVQGVHQDMLETAIPKRGGSVLVLYGRHEGVYGRLEERNTEKETGVVRDADSHVLINVNLEQIAEYVGDPSYIGY; encoded by the coding sequence ATGAAGCTCTCCTTCTCCATCCCTTCCAAAACCTCCGCCGTCTCTACAACTTCTCAAGCCTTCTCCGACGATCACCGCACCACCGATTCCGATCCCAAGCCCGAGTACTTCACCGTCTTTGATGGCTCCCAACCCCTCCCCACTGTGTCTCCCTCCCTCGTCATCCCCCCGATCCCCAACTCCGACTTCCGTGCCGctaagaagatgaagaacctcATCCCTCCTCCTGTCTCTGCTGACCCAGATGTCACCTCCGATACCCAATTCGTCCTTGACACCTCCGGTGCTGATGCTCCCGCGGGATCCATCCCCTACGGTCTTACGATCAGGGAATCAAAGCTCAAGGATGAATCGGAGGAGCGGGATCCTCAGTTGGCCGAGCTCCGGCGGTTCCGAGAAGATATCAAGAGCCTGCCAGCGGACCGCGGGATGGAGGAGTTTGCCGATGTTTCTGTTGAGAATTTCGCCGCTGCGGTGCTCGCCGGATATGGATGGAAAGAGGGCATGGGAATAGGAAGAGGGAATAAGGAAGATGTTAAAGTGGTCCAGTATGATCGGCGGCAGGGGAAGGAGGGGCTTGGCTATGATCCTTCATCTGCAAAGgatgcaaagaagaagaaggaccaGAAAGTGACCGTCAAAGAGGAAAAAATTGTTAGGGTAATAGATGGGAAGCATATGGGGTTGAAGGGCAAGATTGTAGAGGCGTTTGAGAAGATGGACTCGGGTTCTCCAAAAGTTGTGGTTTTGAAGTTGTTGGACAGTGGAGAGGAGGTTAGACTTGGTGGAGATATGATTGCGGAGCTGGGATCAGTGGAGGAAGAGAAGTGCTTGAGGAAATTGAAGGAGTTGGATATTCGGAGGAGGGATGAGAAGAAGAGTAGGGATAGAAGGAGGGAGGAGAAGAGAAGTAGGGATGGAGAAAGGGAGGCCACTAATGGGGAGCTTGCTAAGAGTTCAAATCAAGGCAGGAAGAGCAATGAGAAGGAAAGGGTGCCGGTCCAGTGGCTCAGAAGTCATATTAAGGTGAGGATTATCAGTAAAGACtttaaaaaagggaaatattACCTCAAAAAAGGGAAGGTTGTGGATGTTGTTGGGCCTATGCGGTGTGATATTTCAATGGATGACAATGGTGAACTAGTCCAGGGTGTGCATCAGGACATGTTGGAGACGGCAATACCCAAGCGGGGAGGCTCGGTACTCGTGTTGTATGGTAGGCATGAGGGTGTCTATGGTAGATTGGAGGAGAGGAACACAGAGAAGGAGACTGGTGTTGTCAGGGATGCGGACAGTCATGTTTTGATTAATGTGAATTTGGAGCAGATTGCTGAATATGTTGGTGATCCAAGCTACATTGGTTATTGA